The Polyangium aurulentum genomic interval AAGGCTTGTCTCGGCACGCATTGCCTGCTGAGCACGGACTGCCAGAGCGGGATCTGCTCCGACAACACCTGCTGCACCGCGTACTGCGCCGCGATTTGCACCGAATGCGGCCCCGATGGCATGTGCCGGAACATCGAGCAGCTCCAGTACGACGACAACGAGTGCTATTTCATCGACGGCCACGCCTGCAACGGCGAGGGGAAGTGTGCGCTCGCCAACGGAATGCCTTGCGTCGAGGACGCTGACTGCGCGAGCTTCAACTGCCAGGGCAACCCGCCCTTCTGCATGGCATTCTGAATTACAACGGACGAGGGGGGTGCAGGTTGTAACCACCAGCAGTGCTGGCTGGCGCCTGCACCCCCCCGTCCGGGGACGATGAAGCCAAACCAGCGGAATCATTGACGCTGACTGGAGCCGTGCGTTTTGCCGCACACATGGAACGTTTTCTGCCAATGAGCTGGAAAACCACCCTCGAACGAGAGGTTTTCCGCCATGAACAAGCACACGACGTTTTCAATCTGCTCATTCGTATTCTCTCTCACTCTCTCTGCCGCCGCCGCCGCCGCGCCCTCCGGGGCGGAGGGGCTCCGTCAGAGCTTTGCCGCTGCATGCCAGGGGAAGGGCGCGCGCTGCGACGCGAGCACGCCCTCCACGGCGAACGACCTGTCCTTCGAGCGCCGCGTCCTCTCGGGCGACGTCGTCGAATACCGCGTCGACGTCCGCGTCGGTCCCGGGCCCTTCGACGTCATCGGCCTGCACCGCGTCGTCCGCGAGACGGCCCCCCATCAGCCGGCCCGCGCCCGCCAGGCGGTCATGATGGTCCACGGCGACATCTGGGATTTCGAATCCGCCTTCCTCGCCGCCGGCACCGCGCCCGCGTACGCCTCGCTGCCGGTCCATCTCGCGGAAAACGGCATCGACGTCTGGGGCGTCGACCTCGGCTGGACCCGCGTCCCCGCGGGCACGAGCGATCTCTCCTTCATGAAGGATTGGGGGGTCGATCGCGACACGCACGACATCGGCGTCGCGCTCGGCATCGCCCGCGACGTCCGCGCCACGGACGGCAATGGCCGCGCGCCCTTGCACCTGCTCGGCTGGAGCCGCGGCGGATTGCTCGCCTACGCCCACGCCGCCGCCGAGAGCCAGCGCCCGGAGGGCATGCGCGACGTCGGCGGAATCATCCCCGTCGATATCTACCTGAAGACGGACGTCGAATCACGGCGGCTGGATGCCTGCGCGCGTTACCAGCAAGAGCGCGCCCTCGTCGAGGGCGGCCAGTATGCGAACGAGGCAGGCGGCCTGATTGGCACCCTCGGAGGGCTCGCCCAGCTCGATCCCGCAGGCGCCTCGCCGATCTTCGCGGGCCTCGACAACGAGCACGCGGGGATGCTCGTCGGCGCCGCGACCTTCCTCCTGGTCGACAGAGCCCCGGTGGCTTCGTATCACCTCACCGCGGGCGTCTGGGATGGGGGCGGCGCGCTGCTCGATCTCGCCCATACCGATCGAGACGCGTGGTTCGACATCACCTCGCGCGGGCGTCCCTACCAGCCTTGGGCCCTCATCGCCGAGTCCGACGCCGCGATGTGCGACGATCCCGAGATCGCCGACGTGGCCTTCGACGATCACCTGGAGGACGTCACGGTCCCGGTGCTCTACGTGGGCGCAGGCGGCGGGTTTGGCGAGGCGGGCGTCTACACGACCACGCAGCTCGGCAGCGACGACGTGACCGCGCACGTCGTCCAGCGTTTGCCCGAGGCCGATCGCCTCCTCGATATCGGTCACACCGACATCTTCCACGCCGCGGACGCCGACGTGCTCTTCTGGGAGCCCATCCGCGCCTGGATCGAGGCGCATTAGATCAAGCCGTCTTCACCCGCGCCACCACCTCGAGCCCCAGCTCCTGCACGGCGATCTCGCGCATCTTGAACTTCTGCACCTTGCCCGTCACCGTCATCGGGAACTCCTCGACGATCTTCCAGTGGCGCGGGACCTTGTAGGTCGCGATCTTTCCCTTGCAATGGGCCTCGAGCTCGGAGGCCGTGAGCGACTCGCCGGGCTTCGTGCGCACCCAGGCCATCACCTCCTCGCCGTATCTCTCGCTCGGAACGCCGATCACCTGCGCCTCGCTCACCTTGGGGTGCTGGTGCAGGTACTCCTCGATCTCGCGCGGGTAGACGTTCTCGCCGCCGCGGATGATCATGTCCTTGATGCGGCCGACGATGTTGACGTAACCCTCGTCATCCATCGTGGCGAGATCCCCCGTGTGCATCCACCCGGCGCGATCGATCGCATTGCGCGTGGCCTCCTCGTCGTTCCAGTACCCGAGCATCACGCTGTAGCCCCGGGTGCATAGCTCGCCGGGCGTGCCGCGCGGGACGACCCCGCCGGTCTGCGGGTCGATGATCTTGACCTCCACGTGCGGATGCACGCGCCCTACGGTGCCGACGCGCTTGTCGAGCGGATCGTCCGTCGCGCTCTGCGTCGAGACGGGCGAGGTCTCGGTCATGCCATAGCAAATGGTGACCGCGCGCATGTGCATCCTCGAGATCACGTTGCGCATCACCTCGACGGGACAGGGCGATCCGGCCATGACGCCCGTGCGCAAGGTGGAGAGGTCGAACTCGCCGAATCGGGGGTGATCGAGCTCGGCAATGAACATCGTCGGCACGCCGTAGAGCGAGGTGCACCGCTCTCCCTGGGCCGCCTCGAGCACGGCGAGCGGGTCGAACGCCTCGCCCGGGATCACCATGGTGGCGCCGTGGCTCGTGCAGGCGAGGTTTCCGATCACCATGCCGAAGCAATGGTAGAACGGCACGGGGATGCAGACGCGATCCTCGTGCGTATAGCCGAGCGCCTCGCCGATGAAGAAACCGTTGTTCAATACGTTGTGGTGCGACAGCGTCGCGCCCTTGGGAAAACCCGTGGTGCCCGAGGTGTACTGGATGTTGATGGGGTCGTCGAACTCGAGCGCCTTCTCGCGCTCGCCGAGGGCCTCGTCGGTCACGTGATCGCCCCCCTCCACGAGCATCTTCCAGTCGGCGTCGAGGATCATCACCACGCGCAGGTCGGACAGGCGCGGGCGGACCTCGGCGATCATCTCGGTGTAGCTCGTCTGGCGGAACCTGTGCGCGGAGAGCAGCACGGAGACGCCGGACTGGCGCAGGCAATACTCGAGCTCCGCGGATCTGTAGGCGGGGTTGATGTTCACCAGAATGGCGCCGACCCTGGCGGATGCGTACTGGATGACGACCCACTCGAAGCGGTTCGGCGACCAGATCCCCACGCGGTCGCCCTTTTGCACGCCGAACGCGATGAGCCCGCGCGCGACGCGCGTCGTGGCCTCCCACAGCTCGCGGTACGTCATGCGCACGCCCTGGGCGCGGGCGACGAGGGCCTCGCGATCCGGATGCTTCTCCACCGTGCGACGCAGGTTCTCGCCGATGGTCTCACCGAGCAGCGGGGTCGGGCTCGTTCCGTGAACGTAGGACGCGCGATCGGTCATGGCGCGGCATCGTGCCACGGAGGCCGGCGACCGAGAAGAGCCTGTCAGGTGCCGTGCAGCGCGCCGAAGAGCAGCTCGAGCATCCGGTACGTCAATCCCCAGACGATTCGCTCGCCCACCTGGAACCCGGGGAGCTGGTAGGCCTGGCCCTCGTGCTGGTAGGCGTACGACGCGACGCGCTCGCCGCGCGCGAGCGGGCCGAGCGGCGTCCAGAGCGCCTCAGCCACCTCCTCGTTCGGCGCGAGCGGCGGAAGTTCGGGGGAATCGAGGGCGAAGACGAAAGGCGTGATCGTCAGGCCCACGCGCCGGCCGCGAGCGACGGCGGGCAGATCCGGCAGGCGCGCGAGCAGCCGCCCGTGCTGCGCCAGATCGAGGCCCACCTCCTCCATCGTCTCGCGCAGCGCCGTGTGATAGAGGCTGGGATCGGCCGGCTCCCGCCTTCCGCCGGGGAAGGCCATGTGCCCGGACCACGGATCGCCCGTGCGCTCGGCGCGGCGAATGAGCAGGATCTCGGCCTCGTGGCCGTCTTGCGGCGCGCGCAGGATCGCGGCCACGGCGGCTTGACGCTCCTGCGTCGCGGCGTCGGCGAGGGCCTCGTCGAGCGCGAGCCGGGCGACGATGGCGGCGAGATCGTAGGAAGGCAGCACCTGAGAAAAGGGCTAGCGAGAGGGGCGGAGGGTGTCAACCGCGCGCAAGACACTCACGCCCGCTCTTTTCGTGCCCGCGGGCCGCAGCGACGGAACCGAATTTGCTGGTCTGGGTCCTCTGCGCGGGCAGATCACGCCCCGCGGCTCGGAGCTCGGGAGCATGGAATATCGGAAGCTCTGGATCGCGCTCGCAGCGGTCGTCGTGGTCTCGTTTGCAGTCCTGCTCGGCGTCGGCCACCAGGCCGTGCGCTCCGGGCCGCCGATCCCCGCGCAGGTCGTCACGACCGACGGGCGCGCGCTGTTCGATGGATCGACGATCCAGGATGGCCAGAACGTCTGGCAATCGATCGGCGGGCAGGAGATCGGCTCGATCTGGGGTCACGGCGCCTATGTCGCGCCCGACTGGACGGCCGACTGGCTGCACCGCGAGTCGCTCCTCATCCTCGACCGCTGGGCGAGGGACGAGGGGGCTCGCTCGTTCGAGGCGCTCGATATCGACCGGCGCGTGGTGCTCGAGGCGCGGCTCGAGCGGCTCATGCGCAAGAACACGCACGATCCGAGCACGGGCACGCTCACCGTCGACCCCGCCCGCGCCGAGGCGTTCGACGCGCTCGCCGCGCATTACGCCAGCGTCTTCGCCGATGGCCGCGACGAATACGCGATCCCCCGGGGAGCGCTGGTCGACCCGGCCAAACAGCGCCAGATGGCCGCGTTCTTCTGGTGGACGGCGTGGGCCGCGTCGACCGAGCGGCCGGGCCATTCGGTCACGTACACGCAGAACTGGCCGCACGAGCCGCTCGTCGGCAATCGCCCCACGGGCGGCGCGGTCGTCTGGAGCGTGGTGAGCTTCATCCTCCTGCTCGCGGGCGTGGGCGGGATGGTCTGGTATTTCGCGGCCAGGGGCGCCGAGCCCGAGACCGCGCCCCCGCCGCGCACCGATCCGCTGCTCGGCCTGCACCCGACGCCCTCGCAGCGCGCGACCGTGAAATACTTCTTCGTGGTGGCCGCGCTCTGGGTGGTCCAGGTGGCGCTCGGGGCCATCACCGCGCATTACGGCGTCGAGGGCTCGGGGTTCTACGGCATCCCGCTCGATCGCGTGCTGCCCTACGCCGTCACGCGCACGTGGCATCTGCAGCTCGGCATTTTCTGGATCGCCACCTCCTGGCTCGCCACGGGCCTGTATATCGCGCCTGCCGTGGGCGGCTCCGAGCCGCGGGGCCAGCGCCTCGGCGTGGACGTGCTCTTCTATGCGCTCCTCGTGCTCGTCGTGGGCTCGCTCGCGGGCACCTGGCTCGGCATTCAGCAGCGGCTCGGCAATGCGTGGTTCTGGTTCGGGTCGCAGGGCTACGAGTACGTCGACATCGGCCGCTTCTGGCAGATCGTGCTCATCGTGGGGCTCGTCTTCTGGCTGTGGCTGGTCTTCCGCGCCATCCGGCCCGCGCTCGCGCGCCGCGACGAGAGCCGCTCGCTGCTCGTGCTGTTCTTGATCTCGGCCATCGCCATTCCGCTCTTCTATTCGGCCGGCCTGCTCTACGGACAGCGCAGCACGCTGATCACGGCCGAGTACTGGCGCTGGTGGGTCGTGCACCTGTGGGTCGAGGGCTTCTTCGAGGTCTTCGCCACCGTCGTCATCGCGTTCCTCTTCACGCGCCTCAAGCTCCTGCGCGTGCGCGCGGCGACGGGCGCCGTCCTGTTCTCGACCGTGGTGTTTCTCTCGGGCGGGATCATCGGCACCTTCCACCACCTCTATTTCACGGGCACGCCGAGCCCGGTCCTCGCGCTCGGCTCGGTCTTCAGCGCGCTCGAGGTCGTCCCGCTCGTGCTCATCGGCTTCGAGGCGTGGGAGAACATCCGCATCACGCGCAAGAGCGACCGAGCGCCGTGGCTATCGGCGTACAAGTGGCCGATCTACTTCTTCGTGGCGGTCGCAT includes:
- a CDS encoding nitric-oxide reductase large subunit, producing MEYRKLWIALAAVVVVSFAVLLGVGHQAVRSGPPIPAQVVTTDGRALFDGSTIQDGQNVWQSIGGQEIGSIWGHGAYVAPDWTADWLHRESLLILDRWARDEGARSFEALDIDRRVVLEARLERLMRKNTHDPSTGTLTVDPARAEAFDALAAHYASVFADGRDEYAIPRGALVDPAKQRQMAAFFWWTAWAASTERPGHSVTYTQNWPHEPLVGNRPTGGAVVWSVVSFILLLAGVGGMVWYFAARGAEPETAPPPRTDPLLGLHPTPSQRATVKYFFVVAALWVVQVALGAITAHYGVEGSGFYGIPLDRVLPYAVTRTWHLQLGIFWIATSWLATGLYIAPAVGGSEPRGQRLGVDVLFYALLVLVVGSLAGTWLGIQQRLGNAWFWFGSQGYEYVDIGRFWQIVLIVGLVFWLWLVFRAIRPALARRDESRSLLVLFLISAIAIPLFYSAGLLYGQRSTLITAEYWRWWVVHLWVEGFFEVFATVVIAFLFTRLKLLRVRAATGAVLFSTVVFLSGGIIGTFHHLYFTGTPSPVLALGSVFSALEVVPLVLIGFEAWENIRITRKSDRAPWLSAYKWPIYFFVAVAFWNFVGAGLFGFFINPPIALYYMQGLNTTSVHGHTALFGVYGMLGLGLMLFCLRALRPGMAWKDRPLALSFWLINGGLVAMVLLSLLPIGLMQAWAAVEHGTWYARSAEFLQTGLMDKLRWARVIGDTMFATGALILGWFVFGLWTGRSYDPKKGRLVEGELELRVGPDPHESAAE
- a CDS encoding alpha/beta hydrolase — its product is MNKHTTFSICSFVFSLTLSAAAAAAPSGAEGLRQSFAAACQGKGARCDASTPSTANDLSFERRVLSGDVVEYRVDVRVGPGPFDVIGLHRVVRETAPHQPARARQAVMMVHGDIWDFESAFLAAGTAPAYASLPVHLAENGIDVWGVDLGWTRVPAGTSDLSFMKDWGVDRDTHDIGVALGIARDVRATDGNGRAPLHLLGWSRGGLLAYAHAAAESQRPEGMRDVGGIIPVDIYLKTDVESRRLDACARYQQERALVEGGQYANEAGGLIGTLGGLAQLDPAGASPIFAGLDNEHAGMLVGAATFLLVDRAPVASYHLTAGVWDGGGALLDLAHTDRDAWFDITSRGRPYQPWALIAESDAAMCDDPEIADVAFDDHLEDVTVPVLYVGAGGGFGEAGVYTTTQLGSDDVTAHVVQRLPEADRLLDIGHTDIFHAADADVLFWEPIRAWIEAH
- a CDS encoding AMP-binding protein, producing the protein MTDRASYVHGTSPTPLLGETIGENLRRTVEKHPDREALVARAQGVRMTYRELWEATTRVARGLIAFGVQKGDRVGIWSPNRFEWVVIQYASARVGAILVNINPAYRSAELEYCLRQSGVSVLLSAHRFRQTSYTEMIAEVRPRLSDLRVVMILDADWKMLVEGGDHVTDEALGEREKALEFDDPINIQYTSGTTGFPKGATLSHHNVLNNGFFIGEALGYTHEDRVCIPVPFYHCFGMVIGNLACTSHGATMVIPGEAFDPLAVLEAAQGERCTSLYGVPTMFIAELDHPRFGEFDLSTLRTGVMAGSPCPVEVMRNVISRMHMRAVTICYGMTETSPVSTQSATDDPLDKRVGTVGRVHPHVEVKIIDPQTGGVVPRGTPGELCTRGYSVMLGYWNDEEATRNAIDRAGWMHTGDLATMDDEGYVNIVGRIKDMIIRGGENVYPREIEEYLHQHPKVSEAQVIGVPSERYGEEVMAWVRTKPGESLTASELEAHCKGKIATYKVPRHWKIVEEFPMTVTGKVQKFKMREIAVQELGLEVVARVKTA
- a CDS encoding NUDIX hydrolase produces the protein MLPSYDLAAIVARLALDEALADAATQERQAAVAAILRAPQDGHEAEILLIRRAERTGDPWSGHMAFPGGRREPADPSLYHTALRETMEEVGLDLAQHGRLLARLPDLPAVARGRRVGLTITPFVFALDSPELPPLAPNEEVAEALWTPLGPLARGERVASYAYQHEGQAYQLPGFQVGERIVWGLTYRMLELLFGALHGT